The DNA window TCGCATGTGGTTCTCCTTGGATCGGATCGGGTTTAGTGGCGCGGGACTTGTGAGTCACCGCGCTCGAACAGGCTGATCAATCGCACCAGCGGCCATAGCATCAGCAGGTAGATCACTCCCGCCGCCACGATAGGCGAGGAGTTGTAGGTCAGAGAGCGCGCCATTTCGGCGCGATAGAGCAGGTCGGCGAGTGAGACCACGCTCGCCAGGGAAGTGAGCTTGATGACCTCCACGGTGTTCGAGAGCAGATCGGGCGATACCTTGCGCACCGCTTGGGGGAGCACCACCCAGAGCAGCGTCTGCCATGCGCTCATGCCGCTCGCCCGCGCGCTTTCGCTCTGGCCCGGGGGGACGGCCAAAAGCCCCGCGCGGTAGACCTCGCCGTAATAGGCTGCGTTGTTGAGCGCGAAGGCGAGCACCACGGCTAGAAAAGGCGAGAGCTGAAGACCGGCGAAGGGCAGCCCGGCGTAGACGAAGATCAGCAGCACCAGCGGTGGGAGGGCACGGAACAGATCGACCAGGACCAGGGTCGGCCAGCGCAGCCAGCGTCGCTCGCTCAGGCTCGCCAGCGCTACCAGAAGCCCGAGGACGAGCCCGAGCGTGACTACCACGACGCTGAGCGTGAGGGTGATCCAGAGCCCCTGCAGCAGCAGTGGCCATGCCTGGACGATGATCTCCAGATCGAAGAACTGGGTTCGCAAGGCTTCCATCGCTCAGCCCCTCTTCCATGCCAGGCGCGACTCAGCCCAGCGGGAGAGCACCACCAGCGGCAGGAAAATCGCCAGATAGGCCAGCGCGCCGAGGGTCAAGGGGGTGGCGCTGCCGGAGAATGCCTGAGCACTGCTCGCTTGGTTGAGGATTTCCGGCACCCCGATCACGGTGCCGAGCGCGGTCATCTTGGTGATCGCGATCGCCCGGTTGGTCAGCGAGGGCAGCGCGATGCGCAGCGCCTGGGGCAGGATCACCCAACAAAGCGTCTGCACGAATCCCATGCCGCTTGAGCGAGCGGCTTCCCACTGGCCCGGGCGGATGGCGCGGATACCGGCCCAGCACGCCTCCTCGACGAAGGCGGCGAGCACCAGCGAGAGCGTCAGCCAGAGCACGGTGAAGGCCGAAAGCTCGAGACCCGCGTTGGGCAGCCCGAAGTAGAGCAGCAGGATGGGCACCAGGGGCGGCAGGGCCCGCCAGAAATCGGCGAACAGCACGATGAAGAAGTTGATCGCCGGCCACCTCCGGCTGCGCAGGCAGGCGAGCAGCAGGCCCAGCACGCCGCCGCAGACGACGATGGCGGCGGCGAGCAGCGCGGTGAGCGCCATGCCTTCGATGATCATCGGCCAGTAGCGAGTGATCATCGCGGGGTCGAAAAAGGTGGCGAGGAAGCGATCGATCGACATCGGCTCAGGCCTGAACGTCGCAAGAGAAGGGGTGGTCGTCCTCGACGAAGCCCGCGTAGCCAGGCTGGCCGTACCCTGGTTGCGCAGTCACCGCCGCGCTGCCGGGTTCCGGTTCGGCGTCGAACCACTTCTGCGCAAGCTCGGCGATGGTGCCGTCGATCTTCAGGCACTCGACCACCCGCTCGATCCGGGCACGCAGCTCCTCATCGCCCTTGCGGAAGGGAAAGGCCCATACCCGCCCGGTGGGAACCAGCAGCGAGAGCTCCACCATCGGGTTGCGTTTCACCGCGTAGGCGGCGACGGTGTTGCCGGCGAGGTTGGCGAAAGCGCGGTTGCTGGTGACCGCCTGCACCGCATCGCTGTTCGATCCATAGCTTTCCACCCTCCAGCCGTATTCGCCAGCATGCTCACGCGCCCAAGCGTCGTAGGAGGAGCCCTTGTTGACCGCGATGGTGCGGCCCTCGAGGTCTTCGAGCCGGGTGATCGCAGCGGCCCCTTTCTTGACCACGAACTGGTAGTCGGTATCGAGATAGCCTTCGGTGAACAGCAGGTTCTCGGACAGCTCAGGGGTGATCGTCGTCGGGGCGGCGAGAAAGTCGTAGGTACCAGCCTGCAGACCCGGGATCAGGCCCGAGAACTGCGCCGCGGTGATGTCGATCTCGGCGCCCAGCCGCTCGCCGATCGCATTGATCAGATCGACGTTGAAGCCTTCGATCCCGCCGCTCATCGTCGGCATCGCGTGCGGTGCGAAAGTGCCGTCGAGGGCGACGTGGTAGCGTTCTCCGGCCGCGTGGGCCGTGAGCGAGGCCAGGCAAAGCAGAGCGGCGCACGAGAGTGGGGCAAGGTAGGGCTTTGGCACGTGATGTCTCCGTTGTTGTCGTTATCGTCGGTGGCGTGGCACCGCGGCTTGGGCGTGTCGACACGCCCTAGTTCGATTCCCCTTTGATGAAAGCGGCGGTGCGGGGGTCCCGGGGGGTGGTGAAGAGCTGCTCCGGGGGACCTTGTTCGATCACTTTGCCATCGGCCATGAACACCACCCGGTCGGCGACCGCGCGGGCGAACTGCATCTCATGGGTCACCACCAGCATGGTCATGCCCTCCTCGCGCAGGCGGCGCATCACTGCGAGCACGCTGCCGACCAGGGTCGGATCGAGGGCGCTGGTGGGTTCGTCGAACAGCACGATCTTGGGCGACATCGCGATCGCCCGGGCGATCGCCACCCGCTGCTGCTGTCCGCCGGAAAGCGTGCTCGGCCAAGCGTTGGCATGCTCGCGCATGCCGACCCGCGCCAGCGCGTCGAGCGCGATGGCCTGCGCTTCCCGCCGCGGTAGGCGGGCGACGCGCTTCAAGGCCAGGCTTACGTTGCCGAGCGCACGCAGGTGGGGGTAGAGATTGAACTGCTGGAATACCATGCCGATCTGACGGCGTACCCGATCGATCGAGACCAGTGGCGAGGTGAGGTCCTGTCCGTCGAATATCACCTGCCCGCCGCAGGCCCGCTCGAGCTGATTGCACAGCCGCAGCATGGTGCTTTTGCCGGAGCCCGAGGGGCCTATCACGCACACCAGTTCGCCGGGTTCGATGCGCAAGTCGACCGCTTCGAGCACGACGTGGTCGCCGAAGCGCTTATGCAGCTTGATCAGCTCGAGGATGGGATAGGGCGCGGGCGCCTGCGGCGAGGCAGCCGCGCGGTGCGCCGGGTTCGCGGTGCTCATCGTGCCTCGACCAGGCGTCGTATCAGGGTGTCTGCGGGCCGGCTCTGGCGCGCCTCGATCACTGGCTCGGGGGTGGCGCAGGGCAGGAACTCGCCGCTACCGCGCTCGACCAGCAGCTCGCCTTTGTCGATCACTATCCGGCCACGGTTGATCACCGTCTCCGGCCAGCCGACGATCTTCATGCCCTCGTAAGGGGTGTAGTCGACCGCATCGTGAAGCTTGTCGACGCTGATCGTCACCTCTCGATCGGCATCCCAGATCGCAAGGTCTGCGTCAGAGCCTACGGCTATCGTGCCTTTGCGCGGATAGAGCCCGTAGGTGCGAGCGTGGCGAGTCGCGGTGAGCTCCACGAACTGGTTGATCGAGATCCGGCCTCGACGAACGCCCTCGCTGAACAGCAGCGGCATACGCACCTCGAGCCCTGGCAGGCCGTTGGCCATTTCGCGAAATCCCGTCTTCTCGCCTTTCGGCAGTTTGCCGCTCTCATCCCAGCGGTAGGGCGCATGGTCCGAGGAGTAGAGCGTGAGGGTGCCGTCCTCGAGCCCGCTCCAGACCGCCTGCTGGCTCGCCTCGTCCCGGGGGGGCGGGCTGCAGCAGTATTTCGCGCCTTCCACGCCTGGACGGTCGATATCCTCGGCGGTGAGGAACAGGTACTGGGGGCAGCTCTCGGCGATGATCCGCGCGCCCTGCACCTGGGCGCGGCGCACGCACTCCACGGTCTCGCGTTCGGAAACGTGGACGATCACTAGTGGCGTATCGAGCAAGCGGGACAGGCAGATGGCTCTGTGCGCGGCTTCGTTCTCGGCAAGCCCGGCATGGGCGACGGCGTGGTACTTGGGCGCTTGATGGCCGAGCCCGGTGAGGCGATCGGCGAGCCAGCGGATTACATCGTCGTTCTCGGCGTGGACCATCATCAGCGCGCCTTCTCGATCGGCCACCGACATCAGTTCGAGGATCGAGTAATCGTCGAGCTTCATTCGCGCATAGGTCATGAACACCTTGATCGAGGTGATGCCGTCGCGAATGGCCTGAGGAATATCGTGCTTGAGCGCCTGCTCATCCACCCGGGTGACGATCAGGTGGAAGGCATAGTCGATCACCGCCTTCTCCCGGGCCCGACGCGCGTAGTCGTCGAGTACCTCGGGGATGTCGTCCTGGCGGTGCTGGGCGGCGAAGGGGATGATCGTGGTGTTGCCACCGAAGGCGGCGGAGACCGTGGCCGAGTGGAAATCATCGGCGCATATCAGCCCCATGCCGGAGAGCTGCTCGACATGGCAGTGGCTGTCCACGCCCCCTGGCAGCACCCAGCGCCCGGCTGCATCTATCTCGCGCTCGCCGGCGGCCAGACCTTGCTCGAGGGCGACGATCACGCCGTCCCGAATGCCGATGTCGGCATCGAAGCTGCGCTCCGCGGTGGCGATTCGGGCATTGCGCACCACCAGATCATAGTGCTGCTCGGCCATGATCGTGCTCCTGTTGCGATGGTTGGCCGCTGAAGCGGCGATGGAGATCGATGAATCGAGTGTGCGAGATGCCTGCCGCGGGTGTCTTATGCTTATTCGTCGACCGCCCTTAACGCCCGGTTAGCACCAAGGTCTGGATGGCATCTCGTCGGGGCCAGCGCAGCTCGGCCTACTCGCTTTTGCGCATGTTCCAGAACGACGGTACCGGTGCCTCGAGAACGCCTGTGATCGTGTTGCGATAGGCGGCGGCGGTGGTGATCTCGCCCAAGGGCACGGTGACCCCCTCGTCGAGCATCACCCGCTGCAACTGCTGCGCGTAGGAGACGCGCGCCTCTTGCGTGTCGGCGAGCAGGAACTGCGTGCGCAATGACTCCACCTCGGGCACGTCGGGCCAGCCGAACCAGCCCTGGTCTCCGCTGGCGGATACCCCGTAGTTGCGCAGCGGATCCATGATCTCGCTGACGTGCCAGGTGGTCGCGAAGATGCTCCATCCGCCGCGGGCCGGAATGTCGCGATTGGACCGCCTCGACAGCATGGTCATGAAATCCATCGACTCCACCGAGACGTTGAAACCCGCCTGGCGCAGCTGGTCGGCCATCACCACCGGCAATGCCGACGACATGGCTACGTCCGTCGCCTGGAGGATCAGTACCGGCTGATTGTCGTAGCCGGCCTGTTCGAGAAGCTGCCTGGCCTTCTCGGGATTCGCTTCGACGATCATCTCGCTCAGCGCGTCGCTTTCGTAGGGCAGGTCGCAGCCGAACAGCGCCGGGCAGGTGCGGTAGTAGTCGGGGTCACCGACCTGGGCCCGCAGAGCCTCCTCTTGGCCGATGGCGTACATGGCCGCTTGGCGGATCAGCTTGTTGTCGAAGGGAGGCTGCGACTGGTTGAAGCGGTACATCGCATGGTTGCCCATCTTGTCGAGCACACGGGTGGTGATCTGATCGTCCCTCTCGAGCAGCGGCACCAGGTCGAACGGGACCGATTCGAGGTAGTCCACGTCGGCGCTGAGCAAGGCGTTCACCGCGGTCAGCCGGTCCGGCATGACCAGCCATTCCACCCGATCCACATTGACCACCTTGCCTCCCGCCATGCCGCTGGGTGGCTCGTCTCGCGGGACGTAGTCCTCGTTTTTGACGTAGACCGCCCTGACGCCCGGCTGGAATTCCGCGGCAACGAACTTGAAAGGCCCCGAGCCGACCTGCTCGGTGATCGCTTGTGAAGCCGGTGTCGCGGCAATCCGCTCGGGCATCATGAACGCGGGCAGGCCGCTGGGCTTGGCCAGCGCCACGAGGAGCGCCTCGGTGGGCGTGTTGAGCACGATCTGGAAGGTGCGCTCGTCGATCGCATCGATCGAGTCGACCAGCGGCATGAGCTTGCGTGCCATCTGGTCCTGCTGCCCCCAACGCTTTATCGAGGCGACGCAGTCCCGCGCCAGCACCGGGAGACCATCGTGCCAGTTGAGGCCGTCGCGAAGGGTGAATGTGTAGACCTTGCCGTCTTCGGACACTTCCCACCGCTCGGCCATTTGTGGACGGATGTCGTTCTGTGCGTCGGTGGCCAGCAGCGTGTCGTAGACCATGTAGGCGTGGTTGCGGGTTTGGTGGGACGCGGTCAGCACCGGGTCCAGCACGGTCACTTGGCTCGCCATCACCGCGGTGATGGTCTGCGCCGATACGGGGGTCGCCGCGACCAGGGTCAAAGCGGCGGCGATGCACCCGTGACGCAGTCGGCGGGTCATCGTTTTGCATGCGACAGCCATTGTGTTCTCCCTTGTTTTTGTTGGCACCACGAGCAGTCGTTGTGTTGATTCAGGCCTTCGACGTTCAGACGACATCGAAGGAAAGAGGCGACATTTCGGTCCCGTGGCGGTGCGCCACCAGATCGCGTTGTGGAACCTTCTGCTCCGCGCGCCGCTGTGCTTCATCCACTTCTTCAGCGGCCTTGCGGTAGTCCAGCGAGGTGACCTCCCCCTTGTGCACGACCCGGTGGCCATCGATGTACACCGTGTGCACCGCCCGGTCGGCTGCGGCGTAGACCAGGCTGCGCAGCGGGTCGCGCGAGGGACGCATGAGGTGGTGGGTCATATCCACCATCACCAGATCGGCCTTCGCGCCCACCGCCAGCCGGCCTATGTCCTGGCGGCCGAGGGCGTTCGCCCCGCCGAGGGTGGCCGCGTTGAACACCTCGCTGGTGGTCACCGCGTGAGGTGTTTCAGCCACCAGGCGTGCCAGGTAGCCTACGTTGCGCATCTCTTCGATCATGTTGTGCGGGTAGGTATCGGTGCCGATGCCGATGTTGATCCCGGCGCGGCGATAGCGGCCGAAGTCGCGCAGCGCCATGCCGCGGCGGATGAACACCGTGGGGCAGTGGGCCACGCTCGCGCCGGTTTCGGTGAGGATCGAAAGATCGGTGCTGGTGCTCCAGTGGGTGTTGGGATGATCGTCGAGGAAGATCGCATGGCCGACGATGCTGCCTGGATCCAGCACACCCAGGCTGTGCAGCCATTGGATCGGGGTGAGGCCGTGACGACGGGTGATTTCGTGGAATTCGGGCAGCGACTGGGCGGCGTGGGTCTGCCAGCCGATACCGCGCCGGCGGGCCTCGGCATGGCTGGCCCGCAGCAGCTCTGGCGTGCAGGTGTCGATCTGGGCGGGTACCAGCATGCCGGCGATCCGGCCACAGCGGTGGGCCTCGGCCTGGTCGATCAGCGCTAGCGCGCGCTCCATGCCGGCGATGCCGGCGTCTTCGTCCCAGGCATATTCGACCACGTGCCCATTACGGGTGAACCACTGAGCGGAGCGGAACATCGGCGCGATGTAACCACGTAGCCCGCTGGCGGCGATGATATCTATCCAGTGCTCGTGGGCGTTGGACATGTCCACCACCGTGGTGACACCGGACATCAGCAGCTCCGCCGCGGCCAGGGTCAACTGCGCCGGCGCCGATGCCTCGTCTTTCATGGTCGGCATGTACTCGTACAGATTGGAGCTGTAAAGCCCGACCGACCCGGTCTCGTCGGTGTATCCCTTGTTGATCGGCTCATGGCCGAGGTGGCTGTGGATGTCCACCAATCCCGGCATCACCATCATCCCGCGTCCATCGACCGTCTCGACGACGTCGGCACCCGCCGGATCGAAGTGCCGTCCGATGTAGCTGATCCGGTCGCCGGTGAAGGCGATGTCGGCCCCCGTCAGGTACACATGGCTCTGTCGGCTATCGTCCCAGGCGACTATGCAGTCGACTTGCTTGATCAGCGTGGTCTTCATCCATCGGCTCCTTGCGATGTGGTTGTTCTGTCGAGGCCTGCAAGCGATGTGGTCTGGCACTGGCCAGGCATGGCGCCGCGTGGCCGAAACCGCTTCAGTGCCCTGCTGCGGGGCGGGAACGATGTGCGCCGAGCCCGGCAAGTTCGATACCCACGGGTGGAACTCGGGGCAGCGGGGAGGCCGAGGTGGAGAGGGCCTGGGTGACGCGCTGTCAGAGCGCGGAGCTGCTCGCCGATTGTGGTTGTTGTCTCGGCATCGAAGCGCAGAGGTTGCGTTACCCCATGGCTTGGAGTGTGCGAGATGCCCTTCGAGGCTGTCTCATGCCTTTTTGTCGGCGATCTTTAACGTTGGGTTAATCGATTGGCCGGCGGCGTCGGCCAGTATCTCCCTGAGCTCGGTGGTCAGGCCGAGCGCCAGCCGCGACAGCGGTTCGCGGCTGAAGTGCACCAGGCTGATGGTGAGGCGCTCGGGCGGTGTCAGCGGCAGCATGGCGAGTGTCGATCTCGGCCACAGGCGCGGCGACAGCTCATCGACCAGCGCATAACCGGCGCCGTTGCTGACCAGCGCGCAGGCGTGCTGTGGGGAGTCGACCTCGATCATCGGCTGATACGGCAGGTCGGCGCGCTCGAAGATGCGCTTGACCAGATTGCCGAAGGGCGTCTCCGTGCCGTAGCCGACCAGAGGGAAGTCGGCCATGCGCTCGAGGGTCGGCGCCCGGCTCCCGGCTTGGGCCAGCGGATGGTCGGCCGGGCAGATCACCGTCATGTGCATATCGTGAAGCGGTAGCGTGCTGATGTTGGGATGGTCGATTGGAAACAGCGAAATGCCCAGATCGGCCTGCTGGTCGAGGATGCGCTCGCGCAGCAGGGTGTGGCGCAGGCACTCGAAGCTGACGCGAACGCGCGCATGGCGCTGTCGAAAGGCGGCGATCGCGCTGGGCACCAGTCCGTGCCCGAGGCTTGGGCTGCAGACCACCCGCACTACGCCCTGGCGCTGCTGGGCCAGGTCCTGGAGCGTGTTGTTGACCCGCTGCACGTTGCGGTAGACGTTCTCGACGTCATGGAACAGCCGGCGGGCCTCGGGGGAGGGATAGAGCCGCCCTTTGATCCGCTCGAAAAGCTGGAAGCCGATGCGCTGCTCGGTGTGGGAGAGCATGCGGCTGACCGCCGGCTGGGAGACCAGCAGTAGCTGCGAGGCGCCGCTGATCGAACCGGTGATCATCACCGCACGAAAGACTTCGATCTGTCTGAGGTTGAGCGACTGCATGGCGACCCTCGCGCATCGATTAACTCGTTGTTAAGCACTGGGAATGAAAGCGCAATATCCGTGCCACTCGTTCGCCGCTAGGCTGGACCGACCTGGGCGGTGTCCGGCCTTGCGAACGTGGGCGTCGCCATTGTCGAATCGAAAGCAAGAGGAGACTCGCATGTCCTCGGGTGTCATCCATGTCATCAATCCCAATTCGACGACGGCCGTGACCGCAGGCGTCGACGCCTCGCTCGGTGCGTTGCGCTTTTCTGGCGGGCCGGCGATCGTATGCCACACCCTCGAGCAGGGCCCCGCCGGCATCCAGAGCGAGGCCGACATCGCCGCAGTGACGGCGCTTCTGATCGCGCGGGCGCGTAGCTTCGGCGACGAGGCGATCGCGATCGTGATCGCCTGCTACAGCGATCCGGGGCTTGCGGTGCTTCGCGAGCAGTCGAGCTGTGCCGTGTTCGGCATCGGCGAGGCCGCGGTGTTGCGAGCGCTGGCCGCGGGCCAGCGGTTCGGCGTGATCGCCATTCAGCCCGGCTCGATTTCGCGCCACTTGCGCAGCTACGGTGCAATGGGGGTGATGGACCGCTTCGCCGGGGAGCGGGCGCTGGGGCTCGATGTGGTCGAGCTCAATGATCAGTCCAGAACCTGGGCGCGACTGCTGGAGGTTGGCGAGCGGCTGCGCGATGAAGATGGCGCCGAGGTGCTGATCCTTGGTTGCGCAGGCCTTGGCAGCTATCGTCTTGCGTTGGCGCAGGCGCTCGGGGTGCCGGTGATCGACCCCTGCATCGCGGCGGTGACGATGGCCCTGGGCGAAGCCCGGTAGCGCTCGAAGCGGGCGTCGCCCGCGCTTGAGCGAGAACCTGAGAGAACCGGAGAAAGAGCCTCGAAGAGCGCCCTGCGTTCGGCTATCGCTATTCGCCGCCGTCGCTTAACCCCGAGTTATGCGTGTGGAGGCGCGCGAAGGCCTCGCGCAGGCGCTCGACCAGTGATTGGGCCTGCTGGGAGAGCGGCTCGCGGCGCAGGTGGACGAGATTGACCGTGAGGTGCTCATCGAGCGGGCGCACCCGCACCGGGGAGAAGGCGGTGGCGAGTGCGAGCGAGAACTCATCGACCAGCGCCCAGCCCGCCCCCTCGCGCACCAGGGCGCAGGCGTGATGGGGCGAATCCACCTCGATCGCCGGGCGATAGTCGATGCCCGCTCGTTCGCTCAGCCGCTGGGCGAGGGTAGCGAACGGCGTGCCGGCGGGATAGCCGACCAGTGGGCGATCGGCGAAGGGAGCGAGCGCTGCCTGGGCGCTCGGGGCTTGCTCTGAAACCGGCCACTGCTGTGGATAGACCAGCGCCATGCGCAGGGTATAGAGCGGGATCGCTTCGATGTTGGGGTGGGTGATCGGAAACAGCGAAACGCCGAAATCCGCCTGCTGGTCGAGCAGGCGGTCGCGCAGCAGCACGTGGCGCAGGCACTCGAGGCTGACCCGGGTGTCGGGGTGGTCGCGGCGAAAGGCGCAGATCGCCCCCGGCAGCAGGTGATGGCCGAGGCTCGGGCTGCAGACCACCCTCACTACCCCGTGGCGCTGCTGGACCAGATCGAGCAGCGTGGCGTTGACCCGCTGCAGATCGCGGTAGACGTGCTCGACGTCATGGAACAGCCGCCGCGCCTCGGGAGTCG is part of the Halotalea alkalilenta genome and encodes:
- a CDS encoding amino acid ABC transporter ATP-binding protein — protein: MSTANPAHRAAASPQAPAPYPILELIKLHKRFGDHVVLEAVDLRIEPGELVCVIGPSGSGKSTMLRLCNQLERACGGQVIFDGQDLTSPLVSIDRVRRQIGMVFQQFNLYPHLRALGNVSLALKRVARLPRREAQAIALDALARVGMREHANAWPSTLSGGQQQRVAIARAIAMSPKIVLFDEPTSALDPTLVGSVLAVMRRLREEGMTMLVVTHEMQFARAVADRVVFMADGKVIEQGPPEQLFTTPRDPRTAAFIKGESN
- a CDS encoding amidohydrolase family protein, with the protein product MKTTLIKQVDCIVAWDDSRQSHVYLTGADIAFTGDRISYIGRHFDPAGADVVETVDGRGMMVMPGLVDIHSHLGHEPINKGYTDETGSVGLYSSNLYEYMPTMKDEASAPAQLTLAAAELLMSGVTTVVDMSNAHEHWIDIIAASGLRGYIAPMFRSAQWFTRNGHVVEYAWDEDAGIAGMERALALIDQAEAHRCGRIAGMLVPAQIDTCTPELLRASHAEARRRGIGWQTHAAQSLPEFHEITRRHGLTPIQWLHSLGVLDPGSIVGHAIFLDDHPNTHWSTSTDLSILTETGASVAHCPTVFIRRGMALRDFGRYRRAGINIGIGTDTYPHNMIEEMRNVGYLARLVAETPHAVTTSEVFNAATLGGANALGRQDIGRLAVGAKADLVMVDMTHHLMRPSRDPLRSLVYAAADRAVHTVYIDGHRVVHKGEVTSLDYRKAAEEVDEAQRRAEQKVPQRDLVAHRHGTEMSPLSFDVV
- a CDS encoding aspartate/glutamate racemase family protein encodes the protein MSSGVIHVINPNSTTAVTAGVDASLGALRFSGGPAIVCHTLEQGPAGIQSEADIAAVTALLIARARSFGDEAIAIVIACYSDPGLAVLREQSSCAVFGIGEAAVLRALAAGQRFGVIAIQPGSISRHLRSYGAMGVMDRFAGERALGLDVVELNDQSRTWARLLEVGERLRDEDGAEVLILGCAGLGSYRLALAQALGVPVIDPCIAAVTMALGEAR
- a CDS encoding amino acid ABC transporter permease, yielding MEALRTQFFDLEIIVQAWPLLLQGLWITLTLSVVVVTLGLVLGLLVALASLSERRWLRWPTLVLVDLFRALPPLVLLIFVYAGLPFAGLQLSPFLAVVLAFALNNAAYYGEVYRAGLLAVPPGQSESARASGMSAWQTLLWVVLPQAVRKVSPDLLSNTVEVIKLTSLASVVSLADLLYRAEMARSLTYNSSPIVAAGVIYLLMLWPLVRLISLFERGDSQVPRH
- a CDS encoding transporter substrate-binding domain-containing protein, which produces MPKPYLAPLSCAALLCLASLTAHAAGERYHVALDGTFAPHAMPTMSGGIEGFNVDLINAIGERLGAEIDITAAQFSGLIPGLQAGTYDFLAAPTTITPELSENLLFTEGYLDTDYQFVVKKGAAAITRLEDLEGRTIAVNKGSSYDAWAREHAGEYGWRVESYGSNSDAVQAVTSNRAFANLAGNTVAAYAVKRNPMVELSLLVPTGRVWAFPFRKGDEELRARIERVVECLKIDGTIAELAQKWFDAEPEPGSAAVTAQPGYGQPGYAGFVEDDHPFSCDVQA
- the hydA gene encoding dihydropyrimidinase yields the protein MAEQHYDLVVRNARIATAERSFDADIGIRDGVIVALEQGLAAGEREIDAAGRWVLPGGVDSHCHVEQLSGMGLICADDFHSATVSAAFGGNTTIIPFAAQHRQDDIPEVLDDYARRAREKAVIDYAFHLIVTRVDEQALKHDIPQAIRDGITSIKVFMTYARMKLDDYSILELMSVADREGALMMVHAENDDVIRWLADRLTGLGHQAPKYHAVAHAGLAENEAAHRAICLSRLLDTPLVIVHVSERETVECVRRAQVQGARIIAESCPQYLFLTAEDIDRPGVEGAKYCCSPPPRDEASQQAVWSGLEDGTLTLYSSDHAPYRWDESGKLPKGEKTGFREMANGLPGLEVRMPLLFSEGVRRGRISINQFVELTATRHARTYGLYPRKGTIAVGSDADLAIWDADREVTISVDKLHDAVDYTPYEGMKIVGWPETVINRGRIVIDKGELLVERGSGEFLPCATPEPVIEARQSRPADTLIRRLVEAR
- a CDS encoding LysR family transcriptional regulator: MQSLNLRQIEVFRAVMITGSISGASQLLLVSQPAVSRMLSHTEQRIGFQLFERIKGRLYPSPEARRLFHDVENVYRNVQRVNNTLQDLAQQRQGVVRVVCSPSLGHGLVPSAIAAFRQRHARVRVSFECLRHTLLRERILDQQADLGISLFPIDHPNISTLPLHDMHMTVICPADHPLAQAGSRAPTLERMADFPLVGYGTETPFGNLVKRIFERADLPYQPMIEVDSPQHACALVSNGAGYALVDELSPRLWPRSTLAMLPLTPPERLTISLVHFSREPLSRLALGLTTELREILADAAGQSINPTLKIADKKA
- a CDS encoding ABC transporter substrate-binding protein translates to MAVACKTMTRRLRHGCIAAALTLVAATPVSAQTITAVMASQVTVLDPVLTASHQTRNHAYMVYDTLLATDAQNDIRPQMAERWEVSEDGKVYTFTLRDGLNWHDGLPVLARDCVASIKRWGQQDQMARKLMPLVDSIDAIDERTFQIVLNTPTEALLVALAKPSGLPAFMMPERIAATPASQAITEQVGSGPFKFVAAEFQPGVRAVYVKNEDYVPRDEPPSGMAGGKVVNVDRVEWLVMPDRLTAVNALLSADVDYLESVPFDLVPLLERDDQITTRVLDKMGNHAMYRFNQSQPPFDNKLIRQAAMYAIGQEEALRAQVGDPDYYRTCPALFGCDLPYESDALSEMIVEANPEKARQLLEQAGYDNQPVLILQATDVAMSSALPVVMADQLRQAGFNVSVESMDFMTMLSRRSNRDIPARGGWSIFATTWHVSEIMDPLRNYGVSASGDQGWFGWPDVPEVESLRTQFLLADTQEARVSYAQQLQRVMLDEGVTVPLGEITTAAAYRNTITGVLEAPVPSFWNMRKSE
- a CDS encoding LysR substrate-binding domain-containing protein, with translation MSLNLRQLEVFRAVMTAGSVSGASQLLLISQPAVSRMLSHTEQRVGFLLFERIKGRLYPTPEARRLFHDVEHVYRDLQRVNATLLDLVQQRHGVVRVVCSPSLGHHLLPGAICAFRRDHPDTRVSLECLRHVLLRDRLLDQQADFGVSLFPITHPNIEAIPLYTLRMALVYPQQWPVSEQAPSAQAALAPFADRPLVGYPAGTPFATLAQRLSERAGIDYRPAIEVDSPHHACALVREGAGWALVDEFSLALATAFSPVRVRPLDEHLTVNLVHLRREPLSQQAQSLVERLREAFARLHTHNSGLSDGGE
- a CDS encoding amino acid ABC transporter permease; translated protein: MSIDRFLATFFDPAMITRYWPMIIEGMALTALLAAAIVVCGGVLGLLLACLRSRRWPAINFFIVLFADFWRALPPLVPILLLYFGLPNAGLELSAFTVLWLTLSLVLAAFVEEACWAGIRAIRPGQWEAARSSGMGFVQTLCWVILPQALRIALPSLTNRAIAITKMTALGTVIGVPEILNQASSAQAFSGSATPLTLGALAYLAIFLPLVVLSRWAESRLAWKRG